Part of the Eubacterium sp. 1001713B170207_170306_E7 genome, GAAAACACATGTTGCCATGTTAAAATATATAAATCAGGAAAGAAGGTTAAACTTATGATTATTACATTTAGAGAAATCGGCGCGCTGAACCAGCTTTTACAGGAAAAACACCTGGACTATAAAATCCATCTGAGCGATGCCTGCGGCTCCCAGAGCATGTGGATCGAAAGCCTGAACAATGCCGGAGATCCCAAGGCCAACGAAGCCCTGTATGAGGCGATCAATGCCTTTTTCGCAAAAATGGGCGCAGAGCTGGAATACACCTGGGATAAAAAATCCTTTTGGTTCAAGGACCGGTCTCTGGTCTTTTAAAGGTTAAAATTTATACCAAAACACAAATGTCTGAGTGTGAAAACCACGGGCTTTTGTGTTTTTTTATTGCACCGGTTCACCTTCCACCTCAGAATTGTTTGATTATGAAACATAAAACGCATTGAAAAAGCCTGTGGAATCCGATAGTATGAAATCCAGAAAAAGATTTGCGGAGCATTGTTTAATTTTAAAACAGAATTTGTAAGGGGGAAAGAAAAATGAAACCCATTCTAGGGATTACAATTGGTGATCCGGCAGGCATTGGGCCGGAGATTACACTGAAAGCAATGGCATGCCCTGAGGTTTGGAAAAAATGCCGCCCGGTGGCCATTGGGGATAAAAAAGTGCTGGAAAGGGCCTTGAAGGTCATAAATATAAAAAGAGAGCTGTTCCCGGTCGGGGAGACAGACCTAAAAAGCACCCTTGATCAGCTTGAGCCAGGGATGCTGCCCTATTTTGATCTGGCGCTTTTTAAGGAGGATGAATGGCAGTATGGAAAGGTTGACGCGCGCTGCGGCGACGCAGGGTTCTGTTTTATTAAAAAGGGGATTGCCATGGCTGTGGAGGGGAAGATCGACGGCGTTGTGACTGGCCCGATCAACAAGGAGGCCCTCAATCTGGCCGGGCACCATTACTCAGGGCACACTGAAATTTTTGCGCATTATACCGGCACAAAAACATACCGCATGGTACTGACAGGCGACAGTCTGCGTGTCATCCATGTGACAACCCATGCCTCACTGCGCAGAGTGTGCGACATGATCAAGAAAGAGCGGGTATACAAGACCATCTGCCTGGCCGATGAAACGCTCCGGCTCATGGGGATAGAATCTCCTGTGATAGGCGTGGCAGGTTTTAATCCGCACTGCTCAGAGGGCGGTCTCTTTGGCGATGAGGAAGCCCTCGAGATTATTCCGGCCATTGAGGCGGCCCGGAAGCAAGGCATAAAGGTAACGGGCCCGGTTTCGCCGGACACTGTTTTTGTGAAGGCGCTGGGCGGTGCCTACGACATGGTGGTCGCCATGTACCATGACCAGGGGCATATTCCCCTTAAGCTTTGCGGGTTTAAAATGGATCCCGGGACAGGCAGCTTCACCAGTATGAGCGGTGTGAACTGCACGGTGGGCCTGCCCATCATCAGAACCTCTGTCGACCACGGAACCGCCTTTGAGGTGGCGGGGACAGGAAAGGCCAATGCGGAATCCATGATTGACGCCCTCGATATGGCGGCGGTGCTGGCCTGTGGCCGGAGGAAACGGACATGATCCGGCTGGTGGTGCTGGCAGATGATTTTACCGGCGCGCTGGACACAGGCATACAGTTTGGCAAGCTCGGCATCAGTACTGTCGTGACACAGCAGACCGGCGGCGGGAGGGGTATAGACAGTGACTGTGAAGTGCTGGTCATTAATACCGAGTCGCGGCATCTGACAGGCGGGCAGGCCGGCCAGAAACTTTATGAAGTGTCGCGCGGGCTCAAGCGGGCAGGGGTCAGCTTTCTCTATAAAAAAATTGACTCGACCCTCAGGGGAAACATTGGGGCAGAGCTTTATGGCTGTATGAAGGGGATGCAGGAAGAACAGGTGATGCTGGTGCCGGCTTATCCTGAAAACAAACGCTACACGCGCGGGGGACAGCAGTATATTGGGGAAACCCCTCTTTCCGAAACCACCTTTGCCCGGGATCCCTTTAATCCTGTTATCTCCAGTAAAATTTCAGAAATCATCCACAGCCAGTGCGCGGTACCGGTCTATGATGTTCCGGCCTCTGAGCTGGAGCGCTTTGCTCCGGTGCAAACAGGCATTTATCTTTTTGACGCGGAGAGCCAGCAGGATATGGAAAGGATCGCCGGACGCCTGAAAAAATTAAACAGCCCGGGGATTCTTTCAGGCTGTGCAGGCTTCGCGTCATTTCTCCCGGGGCTTTTGGGGATGAAGGCCCAGACACAGAATATACCGGGAATACAGCGGCCTTTATTGTTAATGTGCGGCAGTGTCTGTCCGGTTTCGGCGGATCAGTTAAAAAAGGCGAGGGCCACGGGCATCCCTGTTTTCAAGCTTTCGGACTATCTCGAGCTGAGTGGAAAGGACAACCAAGGGCTGGACCGGCTGCTGAGGGAGCTGGCCGGCCAGGCCGGGCATACGGTTATCCTGTCAAGCTCGGATATCGAAAAGCCTTGTCCCTTCAGTCCGGCGCGCGGTGCGGACAGAGCCTGTGTTGCGGACCGGCTGGGGTACATTACAAGGTGTGTGGCCGAAGCCCTGGGCTATAAGGACATCGCTGTTTTTGGAGGGGACACACTGCTGGCCGTGCTTAACCATCTCGGGCTCACCGATCTCAGACCTGTTGATGAGATTGAGCCAGGGGTGGTTCTGTCAGAGACCGGCGGCTACCGTGTCATTTCAAAGGCCGGCGGCCTGGGCAGAGAGGATGTGGTTGAGAGGATGTTAGCTTATACAGGAGCGATTTTATGAAAATTTTAGGAATACTGCCCTATAAAGGCCTGATGAAAACCGTGGCCGAAGTCCTTGACCAGGAGCCGGACATCTCAGCCGATCTTTTTGTCGGCGATATGTATGAAGGGCTGAAAATATTTAAGGAGCATCAGCGCGATGACACCTATGATTTTGTGCTGTCCCGGGGCCGCACTGCCGGGCTGATCGAGGAGGCGACACACATCCCGGTTATTTATATTGACATTTCCGGTTATGATATGATGCGCCTGATCCGGCTGCTCCAGACCTATACGGGAAAAACAGCGGTGGTGGGCTTTTCAGCCATTATCAAAAGCATTTACGTACTGTGCGACCTGCTTCAGTATGAGATCGACTGCTTTGAGATCAACAGCGAGAACGAGCTTTTTCCCATGCTGTCTGGCCTGCAGCGCCAGGGCTATAACTTTGTCGCCGGCGATGTGATCACGGCAAAGGCGGCAGACAGCATTGGCCTGAACCATGCCATGATTACCTCGGGCCGGGAGAGTGTTTCCAAGGCGCTGGAGCAGGCAAAGAAAATGTACGGACAGATGACCTACCTTCGCGAAGAGCGCAACTTTTATAAACAGCTCATCGCCAACGAGGCTGTCCGCATTGATGTGTTTGACGAGGAGGGGAACATCTTTTTTACCAATGACCATGCGGAGATGTTTGAGGGCATCAAAGCGCGTTCAGATATCCAGCGGTATAAGGATCAGATTGACCTAAAGGGGCATGTTGTGTTTAATCTGACGATGAACGATGAGGTATGGCATGTGGAGGGCTCCCGGATCAAGGGGAATACAAAGCGTTATTTTTTATATGGAAAACGTTATCTGAGCCAGGGACTTAAGGAAAAAAATGTGATCCGGCTGGACAATGATTTTGGAAAAAACACAATGATCCTGTCCCGGTTCGAGAGCAGTAACGCCCTGATGAAAAGGGCCATTCAAACAGCGCAGGCAAATTGTGAAAACTACAAGCCGCTCTTAATCTATGGCGAGCAGGGCACTGGCCGGGAGGATTTTGCCTTTGCCGTTCACCGCGAAAAGCAGCAGAAAAACAAGGAATTTATTCAGATAAACTGCATGGCCCTAAACTGCAGCGAGCAGGATGAAGTGTTTGATACGCTGTTTTCACTCATCGAAAATAAGAAATCCAAGATACTGTTTTTTAATGATATTGACCATATGGAGCTGTCCACCCAGCTTTTACTGCTGTCCTTTCTGCAGCAGACCGCTTCCACTAAAAGGATAAAGCTTCTGGCGTCCTCTGAAACCACGCTGGAGGAAATGATCCAGAAAGGCATTCTTCATTCGGAAATGTACACATTTTTCAGCGGCATTCAGATTTTTTTGCCGCCGCTGCGGAACCGCAAGGAGGACATCCGCAACCTCAGCAGTCTTTTCATCACCCAGTTTAACAGTGAATATGGCAAAGAGATTGTCGGCTTTCAGGAAGAAGCCTACAGTCTTTTAGAAACACTTCCGTGGCATTTTAATATCAAGGAGCTGCGGAATCTGGTCAAGGAACTGGTTTTAGAGTCCAACACACTTTATATTTCAAAAGACAGACTGAACTATCTTTTAAAAAATCAAAACCGTTATCCCGAAGAAAAAGAAAAAACAGATGCCGGATTAAACCTGGACCAGTCCCTGGAAAGCATTGAGCGGGACATCATTATGCTCCTGCTGAAAAGGGAAAACCACAATCAGTCCAGGGTAGCCAAAATGCTGGGGATCAGCAGAAGCACCCTCTGGCGGAAGCTGAAAAATGATTTATAATTAAACACTTCAGGCCTTTTCCTTTCTTGAAGTCCCTGAATCATGGTGATAGAATACGTGTGACCTCAGGGATGGAGAGTAAAGAACCGAATGTGTTCTGAAATGAAACATCCTCTCCTGAAAACAACGTACAGGCAAAGGAGGGGATGCGTTGATTGAATTTGAACAGTCGTTAATGCCGGATTTGTACCGTGTACGGCAGAAGTGGAAAACGGATTTTTTAGAAAGTCCCGAGGATACGGTTATCCGCCAGATGAGCCGTTATAAAGACCGCATCCGGCCAGGCAGCCGGATCGGCATTGCGGCGGGCAGCCGCGGGATTTACCAGTATCGCCGCATTATCAGGGCCGTTGTGGATTTTGTAAGGGAAAACAGGGCCGAGCCCTTTATCATTCCCGCCATGGGAAGCCATGGCGGCGCGACGGCAGAGGGCCAGCTGGAAGTTCTGGAAGGCTACGGTATTACGCCGGAGAGCATGGGGGTATCCTTTTTATCTTCGATGGAAACGAATACGATCGGGTATACCAAAGAGGGCGTACCAGTCCATTTTGATAAAAATGCCTGCTCGATGGATGGGATCATCATGGTCAACCGGATCAAACCGCACACGGACTTTCATGGCGGCATTGAAAGCGGCATTATGAAGCAGATGGTTATCGGGCTCGGCAAACAGCATGGCGCCTCCACCATACACCGACGCGGCGTTTATGGACTGAGTGTGCTCATGCCGGAAGCTGCCCGGGTCATCATGGATAAAATGCCAATCCTGATGGGCGTGGCCATTTTGGAAAATCAGCAGGACCGGACCGCCAAAATTGAAGTGCTGCCGGCAGAGTGTATTGAAACGCGTGAGCGTGAGCTTCTGAAAGAAGCCAAAGCACTGCTGCCCGCGCTGCCCTGCGATAAGCTGGACGTGCTGGTTTTACAGGAAATGGGAAAAAACATCAGCGGAACAGGGATTGATCCCAACATTGTGGGACGATACCTTATCCGGAACATGCCCGACGAGCTGCCGGACATTTACCGCATTGTCTGCCTTGATCTGACAGAAGAAAGCCATCACAACGCCATCGGGATGGGGATCGCTGATCTGATCACCCGCAGAATGTATGAAAAAATTGACTTTGAGCCTACCTATGTCAACACAATGACTTCAGGCTTTTTAGAACGCGGCTTTATGCCGGTTGTCGCAGAGAGTGACAGAGAAGCCATTGAAACCGCGCTGAACTGCTGTAACCGCTATGTTACAGCCGAAAACGCCCGAATGATCATGGCCAGAAATACCCTGGAGCTGCAGGAGCTGGTCGTTTCAGAAGCCCTTTTGCCAGAGCTTGAGGGCAGGGTGGAAATCATGGGCAAAGTACAGCCCGGCTGGGATAAACAGGGGTATATGGAAAAATTATTTTAAACAGAGATAGAGGAGAGAGCTAAAATGAAAGATTACGAAGATAACAGCTGGATGGAAAACAACCGTTGGGGTGAATGGGGCGAAGCGGATGAAGTCGGCGTCATGAACGACCTGACACCCGAGCTTGTTCTGAAAGCCGTTCAGTATATTAAAAAGGGAAAAATATATGATTTGGAGACAGAACGCTTTAAGGGCATGCCGGTCTGGGCAGGGCACTGCGGCTTTGATATTCTAGCCTATGCCTCGCCATCCGGCCGGAAAAACATGAAGGGCAGCGGATTGAGCCCAGCGTTCAACTGGTCAGAGGACGGGGGCATGCTGGACAGCAGCAAGGATTCCTATAAAATGGGGCTCAACACGGAAATGCTCATCGCGCCGCTTCATGCGGGAACACATATTGACGCGCTGTGCCACTGGACAACCGGAGAGGATAACCACTGGTATAATGGCTACTCCGCTGACCGCTACAGCACCAACTACGGCCCGGTAAAATGTGATATTTCCAAGATTCCGCCGATGGTAATGCGCGGTGTACTTTTGGACATTGCCGGCTATAAAGGGGTCGAGCGGCTTGATCCCAACTATATCATTACTGCGGAGGACTGCGACGGCTGTGCGAAATGGGAAGGCGTTGAGCTGAAAAAGGGCGATGCGGTCATGCTGAGAACCGGTGAAAACTGGCCGGGCCCGGAAGCCTGCTGCGATGCCGGCCTGGGGATTTCCGCCGCCAGATACCTGGTGGAAGGCAACGGCGCCTTCCTGGTTGGCGATGATATGGCGTGCATTGACGGCTTCAATGCGGATGGCTCGTCCTCTGTGCCGGAGCATCCACAGCCGGTTCACCACTATCTGCTGATCCAGCAGGCCGTTCATATTATTGAATATTTACAGCTGGACCAGCTGGCAAAGGATAAATGCTATGAGTTCTGTTTCATCTGTCTGCCGGCAAAGGTTAAGTGCGCGACAGGAATGTATGTAAGACCCATCGCGATGGTCTAGAAGCTTTTAAAAGATTATAAATGTTCACCTCACAGGGCACAGCTGGTAAAAAGGCTGTGCCCTTTATTGCTGTTTAAAGCAAAGAAAAATTAAGGGGATTTTTTATTTGCTGTGATATATTAAAAAGAAAAAAGAGGTGTTGAAGATGTCTGTGGTTGGTACATTTATCGTTCCGCATCCACCCATCATTTTGCCGGAAGTGGGACGCGGCGAGGAACAGAAGCTTGAAAAAACAGCCCGGGCTTACAGGGCTGTGGCAGAGGGCATTGCAGCGCTAAGTCCGGATAGCGTTGTGATTACCTCGCCCCATTCGGTCATGTATTCGGATTATTTCCATATTTCTCCGGGGACCGGGGCAAGAGGGGATCTGCGTGCCTTTGGCGTCAATGGTGTCACGGCAGAGGCTTCTTATGATGAAGTGCTTGCAAGGGCTATTGGCATTCAGGCTGAGCAGGACGGGATACCCGCCGGAAGCCTTGGCGAGAAGGATCCAAAGCTTGACCATGGCACTCTGATCCCGCTGCGGTTTATGGAGCCTTATGGCTGCGCCTTTGAAGTAGTGCGAATTGGCCTGTCCGGACTGCCGATGATTGATCACTACCGCTTTGGCAAAAGCATCGCAACAGCGGCAGACAAGCTGGACCGGCGCATTGTGATCATAGCCAGCGGTGATTTGTCACACAAGCTGAAGGAAGACGGCCCCTATGGCTTCGCGCCTGAAGGGCCGGCATTTGACGCGGATGTGACGGCTGCCATGAAGCATGCGGATTTTCTTAAATTTCTGAGCTATGAGCCAGTCTTTTGTGAAAAAGCCGCAGAATGCGGGCTGGGCTCCTTTGCCATCATGGCAGGCGCCCTGGATGGGCTGGCAGTAGATGCAGACCTGTTGTCCTATGAAGGCCCCTTTGGCGTAGGCTACGCGGTGGCGGCCTTCCTCCCGGCTGGCGGGGCTCCGGACCGGCATTTTGACCGGCAGTATGAAAGGCTGGAGGAGGACCGGCTGAAGACTTTGAAAAGCCAGGAGGACAGCTATGTCCGTTTAGCGCGTTATGCGCTTGAAACCTGTATAAAGACTGGAACGCCGGCGAAGATGCCGGAAGACCTGCCGGAGGATATGACAGGCCGGCGTGCGGGTGTTTTTGTCTCGCTGAAAAAACATGGAAAGCTGCGCGGCTGTATCGGAACCATCTCCCCTGTAACCGGCAGTGTGGCAGAAGAAATTTTAAGGAACGCTGTCAGCGCAGGGCTTTCGGACCCGCGGTTTCCGCAGGTTAAAGTCTCCGAACTAAAGGAGCTTGTCTATAGCGTGGATGTGCTGGGCCCGCCGGAGGCCATCGGCTCGCCCGCCGCGCTGGATCCCCGCCGCTATGGCGTGATCGTCACAAGAGGCCATAAACGGGGCTTGCTCCTGCCGAACCTCGAGGGGATTGACCGTGTGGAAGATCAGCTCGCCATCGCAAAGCAAAAAGCCGGAATCGCAGCGGATGAAGCCTGTGAGCTGCAGCGGTTTGAGGTGGTGCGTCATTCATGAAGCGAACCTGTGATTTATGCCCGCACCACTGCGTTATCGAGGAAGGCCGGACAGGCTTCTGCCAGGCCCGGGGCAATAACGGCGAGCGCATTGTCTGCGAAAACTACGGCAGGCTGACTTCGGCCGCTCTGGACCCCATTGAAAAAAAGCCCCTCAACCGTTTCTGTCCGGGAAGCACGATTCTTTCGGTTGGCAGCTATGGCTGTAATCTCCGATGCTCTTTCTGCCAGAACAGCTCGATCTCCATGGGCGGCCGGGACACCAGAACAATCAGGGTAACGCCGGAAATGCTGGCAGATAAGGCGGAAAGCCTGAAGGAAGCAGGAAACATCGGTATTGCCTATACCTATAATGAACCGCTGGTAGGCTATGAGTTTGTGCGGGACTGTGCAGCGTTGATCCACGAAAGAGGCATGAAAAATGTGGTGGTGACCAATGGCAACATCTGTACCAACTATTTTGAAGGGCTTTTTCCATTGATCGATGCCATGAATATCGATTTAAAGGCCTTTAACGAAGCCTTTTATGAAATGGTGAGCGGTGACCTTGAAACCGTCAAGGCAAACATCCGCCTGGCGGCAGAGCGCTGTCATGTTGAGATAACCACCCTCATCATTCCCGGAGAAAACGACAGCGAGGAGGAAATGGATGCTTTGTCGGGCTGGCTGGCCGCCATCAATCCTAAAATCCCATTGCATATATCGCGTTTTTTCCCAAGCTATCAAATGGTGGACCGGGGGCCGACAGCGGCCGGGACGGTATACCAGCTGGCGGAAATTGCCCGGAATCATCTTGAGTATGTTTATACGGGTAATTGCTGAGCAGAAGCCATTTGCAGAAGCACAGCTGCTTCCTGAGAGCATAATACTTGAGACCGAAGGAGCGAATGATGAAACAAAGGGGACGGTATTTTCTGAGAAGAATAATTTATAGGCATGTTTAAAAAAATATTTTTCTTATAAGCATAAATTTACCCTTGACGTATTTTTTGAAAGATATAAATGCATACGAACGAAAACTTAATAAATTCTTAAGGACGTTAAGGATAAAAAATATGTTTAAAAATTAACATATTAATAATAAAATATTGTAAAGCCAGTGTTACAGCGGCTGTAAACGCATTATCAAGAAGAAATCAGCAGTCGCCTTTTCACGCATCTTTGTAAAAACTTGTAACAAACTGTAAACAAATGAAAATGTTGCTTGACCAAAAGCGGATTAGCGTGTAAACTAGAATCAGTTAATAAAGCAAATAAATAACGGTGCTTTGAGAAAGGAGAGATTTTATTATGATGTTCTATAGTTTTATCGCTGCTGATTTAGCCGCAAAAGCACTTGCAAAATGTGATGATTAAGAAGCAATTTTATTTAAATAATCAATAAGAGCCAGGATCTCTCGGTGAGAGTCCTGGCTTTTCGTTTATGAAATCAAATAGTTCGCAAAGGAGAAAAACATTTCCTCGAGCGACTGCATCGGTTCTGCCGCAAATTCCACAGCTTCCGGCGGAATGTCATATTTTTCCATGGTTTCCTTTAGGTCTGTGTAGTATTCGGATTTGAAATCTTCCATCATAACGCCTCCTTAATATTTTCCGTATTCTTTTACAAAGTTCAGGACTGCTTTTAAATTTTCAGGATTAATGTCCCGGGCCTTGAGCAGGTTTTTATCGAGTGCAAAAATGTACTGTCCGCCTGGAGCCAGAATATCAATCAATTCCTTTGCTTTATCAATACATTGCTGTTCCGTTCCTGTTTTTAAGAGTGTGAGCGGGTATAATCCAGAGATAACATGACGTTTTCCCACCTTTTCAGCGATCAGCCTGGGATCGCCGAACTCAAAGCTCATGTGCGTCAGCGGCGGCAGCTCGTTGAGATAATCCAGATAGCGCATCCAGTCATGCTCAACAAACAGGTTTGCGCCGATGCCTTTTGCGTCCAGCGCCTCAACATATGCCTTAAAGGTCGGCCAGTAAAAGCGTTTAAAGTCTTTTTCACGCATGTATGGCGCCATGTGAAGCGGAATAAAGGTACGGACATAGCGGTTGGCGTTTGGTCCGGAGCCGGCCTTGACGGCGACGGGAAGCAGCGCGTTGCAGGCGGCTTCTACCTTTTCCGGACGGCGGCGCATGTCTGTGCTGATGCCTGAGAAGGAGCGCAGCTGGTCGGAAAGAATGTCAAGCGGGGTACAGGAAGCGGCAGGGGCCATGGAATACACGGACTTATCATACTTTTCGGCAATTTTGCCAAAGCCCTGCTGCATGACGCCCATGGAGGTAAAGAAGGTATAGAACGCCTTGGATAAAGCCTTCTGTCCTTCAAAACCCGGCTTCGCCAGAGCAGGGTACAGTCTTGGCAGCACCTTGTCCCAAAGCGTTTTGATAGGGTCTGCAATAAAAGCGTCGTATTCGTCGTCCTTTAAACCCTGCACCTCGGGATGCTGGATAAAGCCATCAGTACCCATCACAAAGTTAATGGCTTCCAGCATTTTGTAAAGATGCGGCATTCTCAAAAACATGCCAAACACAACATCGGAGTCAAAATCTTTTGTGGCCAGATCAATGGCGTCCAGATTTTTTACCAGGCTGTACTGTTCCTTTCTCAGATCATAACCGGCATACTCAAGGCAGAAAGCGTTATCACCAAAGACAAGACGCGGTACACGTTCAGGAACCTTTCCGTCAAAAACATCTTCAAAAAGCTTGTTTTTCGAAACCACTCCAGCAGATAATTGATTTTCGCTCATATGAAAAAAACCTCCTAGATTAATTACTGTACGCGTTCAGTTTTTTATAAAATAATAATAACACGATTTTTTACTAAAGTCAATTATTTTTGAACGCGACCAGTAATTTGAATAAAGACTTGATTAAGGATGAAAATTGTGTTTAAATTAAATCACAAAGACACCGGGGGAGGTTGCTGGAAATGAAGGGGAAGAAAAGCAAGCAGAAAATTTATGAGACGGCTAAACGGCTTTTTTTGGAGGAGGGCTATCTCATTGGCAACCGCCGCATTGCCACGGAGGCTAATGTCAGTCTTGGGCTGATCGCCTATCATTTTAGCAGTAAGCGCAACATTGCCATCGCTATTTTAAAGGAAGACTATACCATTTTATCGGCCCATCTGAAAAATTATTTAACGCCAGACCAGGATATTCTGCTCTATGTTCTCTGCTTTACCAACATGACGCTCAGAATCCGCGAGAAGGATTATAAAATGGCGCGCTTTACAACAGAGATCATGAGGGATGATATTCTGGAAGCGTCTATTTATGATGGAAACCAGAAGCATGAGTATGCGGCGCTGATGGCGCTGATGGATGCAGACATGCCCTATGAAAAGAAGCTCAAGCTGGCTCTTGGTACCATCTTTGGCGTCCAGAGAGCTTTGCAGTGGAATATCAACGACGGAA contains:
- the amrS gene encoding AmmeMemoRadiSam system radical SAM enzyme yields the protein MKRTCDLCPHHCVIEEGRTGFCQARGNNGERIVCENYGRLTSAALDPIEKKPLNRFCPGSTILSVGSYGCNLRCSFCQNSSISMGGRDTRTIRVTPEMLADKAESLKEAGNIGIAYTYNEPLVGYEFVRDCAALIHERGMKNVVVTNGNICTNYFEGLFPLIDAMNIDLKAFNEAFYEMVSGDLETVKANIRLAAERCHVEITTLIIPGENDSEEEMDALSGWLAAINPKIPLHISRFFPSYQMVDRGPTAAGTVYQLAEIARNHLEYVYTGNC
- a CDS encoding four-carbon acid sugar kinase family protein, with the translated sequence MIRLVVLADDFTGALDTGIQFGKLGISTVVTQQTGGGRGIDSDCEVLVINTESRHLTGGQAGQKLYEVSRGLKRAGVSFLYKKIDSTLRGNIGAELYGCMKGMQEEQVMLVPAYPENKRYTRGGQQYIGETPLSETTFARDPFNPVISSKISEIIHSQCAVPVYDVPASELERFAPVQTGIYLFDAESQQDMERIAGRLKKLNSPGILSGCAGFASFLPGLLGMKAQTQNIPGIQRPLLLMCGSVCPVSADQLKKARATGIPVFKLSDYLELSGKDNQGLDRLLRELAGQAGHTVILSSSDIEKPCPFSPARGADRACVADRLGYITRCVAEALGYKDIAVFGGDTLLAVLNHLGLTDLRPVDEIEPGVVLSETGGYRVISKAGGLGREDVVERMLAYTGAIL
- a CDS encoding sigma-54-dependent transcriptional regulator, encoding MKILGILPYKGLMKTVAEVLDQEPDISADLFVGDMYEGLKIFKEHQRDDTYDFVLSRGRTAGLIEEATHIPVIYIDISGYDMMRLIRLLQTYTGKTAVVGFSAIIKSIYVLCDLLQYEIDCFEINSENELFPMLSGLQRQGYNFVAGDVITAKAADSIGLNHAMITSGRESVSKALEQAKKMYGQMTYLREERNFYKQLIANEAVRIDVFDEEGNIFFTNDHAEMFEGIKARSDIQRYKDQIDLKGHVVFNLTMNDEVWHVEGSRIKGNTKRYFLYGKRYLSQGLKEKNVIRLDNDFGKNTMILSRFESSNALMKRAIQTAQANCENYKPLLIYGEQGTGREDFAFAVHREKQQKNKEFIQINCMALNCSEQDEVFDTLFSLIENKKSKILFFNDIDHMELSTQLLLLSFLQQTASTKRIKLLASSETTLEEMIQKGILHSEMYTFFSGIQIFLPPLRNRKEDIRNLSSLFITQFNSEYGKEIVGFQEEAYSLLETLPWHFNIKELRNLVKELVLESNTLYISKDRLNYLLKNQNRYPEEKEKTDAGLNLDQSLESIERDIIMLLLKRENHNQSRVAKMLGISRSTLWRKLKNDL
- a CDS encoding DUF362 domain-containing protein, with translation MIEFEQSLMPDLYRVRQKWKTDFLESPEDTVIRQMSRYKDRIRPGSRIGIAAGSRGIYQYRRIIRAVVDFVRENRAEPFIIPAMGSHGGATAEGQLEVLEGYGITPESMGVSFLSSMETNTIGYTKEGVPVHFDKNACSMDGIIMVNRIKPHTDFHGGIESGIMKQMVIGLGKQHGASTIHRRGVYGLSVLMPEAARVIMDKMPILMGVAILENQQDRTAKIEVLPAECIETRERELLKEAKALLPALPCDKLDVLVLQEMGKNISGTGIDPNIVGRYLIRNMPDELPDIYRIVCLDLTEESHHNAIGMGIADLITRRMYEKIDFEPTYVNTMTSGFLERGFMPVVAESDREAIETALNCCNRYVTAENARMIMARNTLELQELVVSEALLPELEGRVEIMGKVQPGWDKQGYMEKLF
- a CDS encoding cyclase family protein; protein product: MKDYEDNSWMENNRWGEWGEADEVGVMNDLTPELVLKAVQYIKKGKIYDLETERFKGMPVWAGHCGFDILAYASPSGRKNMKGSGLSPAFNWSEDGGMLDSSKDSYKMGLNTEMLIAPLHAGTHIDALCHWTTGEDNHWYNGYSADRYSTNYGPVKCDISKIPPMVMRGVLLDIAGYKGVERLDPNYIITAEDCDGCAKWEGVELKKGDAVMLRTGENWPGPEACCDAGLGISAARYLVEGNGAFLVGDDMACIDGFNADGSSSVPEHPQPVHHYLLIQQAVHIIEYLQLDQLAKDKCYEFCFICLPAKVKCATGMYVRPIAMV
- the pdxA gene encoding 4-hydroxythreonine-4-phosphate dehydrogenase PdxA — protein: MKPILGITIGDPAGIGPEITLKAMACPEVWKKCRPVAIGDKKVLERALKVINIKRELFPVGETDLKSTLDQLEPGMLPYFDLALFKEDEWQYGKVDARCGDAGFCFIKKGIAMAVEGKIDGVVTGPINKEALNLAGHHYSGHTEIFAHYTGTKTYRMVLTGDSLRVIHVTTHASLRRVCDMIKKERVYKTICLADETLRLMGIESPVIGVAGFNPHCSEGGLFGDEEALEIIPAIEAARKQGIKVTGPVSPDTVFVKALGGAYDMVVAMYHDQGHIPLKLCGFKMDPGTGSFTSMSGVNCTVGLPIIRTSVDHGTAFEVAGTGKANAESMIDALDMAAVLACGRRKRT
- a CDS encoding uroporphyrinogen decarboxylase family protein, with protein sequence MSENQLSAGVVSKNKLFEDVFDGKVPERVPRLVFGDNAFCLEYAGYDLRKEQYSLVKNLDAIDLATKDFDSDVVFGMFLRMPHLYKMLEAINFVMGTDGFIQHPEVQGLKDDEYDAFIADPIKTLWDKVLPRLYPALAKPGFEGQKALSKAFYTFFTSMGVMQQGFGKIAEKYDKSVYSMAPAASCTPLDILSDQLRSFSGISTDMRRRPEKVEAACNALLPVAVKAGSGPNANRYVRTFIPLHMAPYMREKDFKRFYWPTFKAYVEALDAKGIGANLFVEHDWMRYLDYLNELPPLTHMSFEFGDPRLIAEKVGKRHVISGLYPLTLLKTGTEQQCIDKAKELIDILAPGGQYIFALDKNLLKARDINPENLKAVLNFVKEYGKY
- the amrA gene encoding AmmeMemoRadiSam system protein A — its product is MSVVGTFIVPHPPIILPEVGRGEEQKLEKTARAYRAVAEGIAALSPDSVVITSPHSVMYSDYFHISPGTGARGDLRAFGVNGVTAEASYDEVLARAIGIQAEQDGIPAGSLGEKDPKLDHGTLIPLRFMEPYGCAFEVVRIGLSGLPMIDHYRFGKSIATAADKLDRRIVIIASGDLSHKLKEDGPYGFAPEGPAFDADVTAAMKHADFLKFLSYEPVFCEKAAECGLGSFAIMAGALDGLAVDADLLSYEGPFGVGYAVAAFLPAGGAPDRHFDRQYERLEEDRLKTLKSQEDSYVRLARYALETCIKTGTPAKMPEDLPEDMTGRRAGVFVSLKKHGKLRGCIGTISPVTGSVAEEILRNAVSAGLSDPRFPQVKVSELKELVYSVDVLGPPEAIGSPAALDPRRYGVIVTRGHKRGLLLPNLEGIDRVEDQLAIAKQKAGIAADEACELQRFEVVRHS
- a CDS encoding TetR/AcrR family transcriptional regulator; translation: MKGKKSKQKIYETAKRLFLEEGYLIGNRRIATEANVSLGLIAYHFSSKRNIAIAILKEDYTILSAHLKNYLTPDQDILLYVLCFTNMTLRIREKDYKMARFTTEIMRDDILEASIYDGNQKHEYAALMALMDADMPYEKKLKLALGTIFGVQRALQWNINDGMDLSYQDYFEYMVKTYSFALDLNYEKKKIKEIVKKADAIVDKVFRDYSHLLDTSRYLYGQIEIEN